A section of the Triticum dicoccoides isolate Atlit2015 ecotype Zavitan chromosome 7A, WEW_v2.0, whole genome shotgun sequence genome encodes:
- the LOC119327881 gene encoding basic leucine zipper 19-like, which yields MTTSNEKHSTTRKETKSMRTREGTTHENVAGYSPPFSAHQSSSSGSTTPDWRGHQRTRTRLLSSAGLFLRTMDDGDIDFTNPETYLHPAMDSYFDDILKDPEHLACTHTHACCNPHVRHDLAHHTQTCVHVHTKILREESDDVPETSESPQENNGPKKRPPGNRAAVRKYREKKKAHTTLLEEEVARLKALNKQLVRRLQSHSALEAEASRLRCLLVDIRGRIDGELGAFPYKRPVKNKDLADQGSSLGGARQVRLRCNDPPYCSPEMQAMTMDDDDVMSSEVLGQGAGDIANNQWLQGLPDDVKR from the exons ATGACGACATCGAACGAAAAGCATTCCACCACGAGAAAGGAAACCAAGTCAATGCGAACAAGAGAAGGAACAACACACGAAAACGTTGCTGGTTATTCCCCACCTTTCTCCGCCCACCAATCATCCTCCTCCGGCAGCACAACTCCGGATTGGCGTGGCCATCAAAGGACCAGGACGCGACTCCTCTCGTCTGCGG GTTTGTTCTTGCGGACCATGGACGACGGGGACATAGATTTCACCAATCCGGAGACGTACCTGCACCCGGCCATGGACAGCTACTTTGACGACATCCTGAAAGACCCGGAGCACCTCGCATGTACTCACACCCACGCCTGCTGCAACCCGCATGTACGCCATGACCTTGCCCACCACACCCAGACCTGCGTCCATGTCCACACCAAGATCCTCCGGGAGGAGTCGGATGATGTCCCCGAGACCTCCGAGTCGCCGCAAGAGAATAACGGCCCCAAGAAGCGCCCGCCAGGTAACCGGGCAGCTGTGAGGAAGTACCGTGAGAAGAAGAAGGCCCACACGACTTTGCTGGAGGAAGAGGTGGCTCGCCTCAAGGCTTTAAACAAGCAGCTCGTGAGGAGGCTTCAGAGTCACTCGGCGCTCGAGGCTGAGGCCTCCAGGCTCCGCTGCCTGCTTGTCGACATTAGAGGGAGGATCGACGGAGAGCTTGGTGCTTTCCCTTACAAGCGGCCAGTGAAGAACAAGGATTTGGCTGACCAAGGAAGTTCCCTTGGTGGTGCCCGGCAGGTTAGGCTCAGATGCAACGATCCGCCCTACTGCAGTCCAGAGATGCAGGCCATGACAATGGATGACGATGATGTTATGAGTAGCGAGGTGTTGGGTCAAGGTGCCGGTGATATTGCAAACAACCAGTGGCTCCAAGGTTTGCCAGATGATGTAAAGAGGTGA